One Candidatus Atribacteria bacterium genomic window, TGGATTTAAAAATAATATTAACCTATTCTTCTGATAATCTTTGAGAAAAATCCACAAAATTGGGATTGAAGATACACCGGCTAAAAAAGTAAAGAGTAAAAATTTTATCTTGATCCCTGCCACAAATAACATTGTAACCAGAATCGCTAAATATACTAATGAAGTCCCCAAATCTGGTTGCATGAATACCAATAAAATTAACAATCCGGTAAAAGCAAACGGGATTAAATAATAGAAAAAATTATCGAATTTTGATTTATTTTTAGATAAAAAATCCGCCAAAAACATAATTAAGGCGATTTTAGCAAACTCCGAAGGCTGAAAATCAAAAGGCCCTATAACCAACCAGCGCCTTGCCCCATAAGTTAATCGGCCAGAAATTATCACCATTGCCAATAAAACAATAGCTCCAAAATATATCACCTTAGAATATCTTTCCAGATGATGGTAATCGATAAAAATCATAATAGTTAAAAACAGGAATCCAAACAATATCAATATTGATTGCCGCTTAACAAAAAAATAGGGGTCACTTCCAGCTGTAACCGACAAACGCGTGGAACTATATAGGACTAAAAGCCCATAAAAACAGAGAAACACTACCGCAAAAAGAAGGGTAAAATCTAAATTTTCAGTTAACCTATCCAGTTTTTCTTTCAACTTCCTTCCTCCTTGGCAAAAGGTAAACTTTGGTGCCAGGCACCAAAGTTTACCTTTTTATATTAAAATATTTTTCTAACATAGCTCGAGCTATGGGAGCAGCAACTTCTCCGCCTTCTCCCCCATTTTCCAAGAAAACGGTAATGCAAATTTCCGGATCTTCATAAGGGGCATATCCGATAAACCAGGCATGGGTCTCACCCTGCGGATTTTGAGCAGTCCCAGTCTTCCCTGCTACCGCTAATTCTTG contains:
- the rodA gene encoding rod shape-determining protein RodA, whose protein sequence is MDRLTENLDFTLLFAVVFLCFYGLLVLYSSTRLSVTAGSDPYFFVKRQSILILFGFLFLTIMIFIDYHHLERYSKVIYFGAIVLLAMVIISGRLTYGARRWLVIGPFDFQPSEFAKIALIMFLADFLSKNKSKFDNFFYYLIPFAFTGLLILLVFMQPDLGTSLVYLAILVTMLFVAGIKIKFLLFTFLAGVSSIPILWIFLKDYQKNRLILFLNPNLDPLGGGYNVIQSRIAIGSGGFLGNGIFSGLQSQLNFLPAQHTDFIFSVVGEELGFVGTTLLLGLYAIVLWRGIKIALEARDLLGSLLAAGAISFLFFHIVVNIGMAMGMLPATGLPLPFFSQGGSFMISNLIVIGILLNVELHKIRW